The Cloacibacterium caeni region AAGAATTTTTTGGCAGTTGCTACTAAACTTTCTCGCAGGTTATTTGTATCAATAGTATTTTCTGTTGCAAAACCGACTTCACTTCCTATGGAAAGCAAACTTTTACCTTCTGGCAAATTAAATTCACCAAAAGACTGCTTAATCACATTTTTAGAAATTTCAGCATTTTGTTTTTTCAAAACTGAAGTATTTATCCAACCTTCATAGCCATCAAAATCCATTTTGATTTTACTGAAATTCCCTTCCGTTTCTAAAATTTCACAGGTTTCACCATATAAAATCTGAGAAATCATTTCAGATTTTTCTGAAACTTCGGCTCTCATCGGTGAAACAGATACGCTGCAGTAGTATTTTTCCATAACTCTTATCTCTCGCTGATTTTGCTGATTGGGCAGATTCTAATCTTCAAATTTATTGACAATTCTTTTAATAGAATTTAAAATCTTATCAGTATTAAAATTCACTAAAATTCCCAGTTTCTTATTCGAAAGTTTTAAATAAGTTGAAACTTGCTTATAGTGTACATCTTCTAATTC contains the following coding sequences:
- a CDS encoding NlpC/P60 family protein, which translates into the protein MEKYYCSVSVSPMRAEVSEKSEMISQILYGETCEILETEGNFSKIKMDFDGYEGWINTSVLKKQNAEISKNVIKQSFGEFNLPEGKSLLSIGSEVGFATENTIDTNNLRESLVATAKKFLNVPFLWGGRSFFGIDDSGFVQLLYKVHGIALPRDPEQQALQGTARDFVEESEAGDLAFFEDAEGKIVHVGLVLSPFEIIHASGKVRIDSLDFSGIYNAEQNKHTHKLRFVKTMI